TTCAAGAAGACTGGACGGAATGAGTTTTGGCGGCCCAGGCTATGGTTCTGGTCCTTCAGCTCGAGGACCGTCGAGCTAAGAAGTTGGGAGAATGGTCTCACGGCATTCAACAACTTAACCTCTGCCTCCGAGGTCTCGGACGATTCGGGTGACTCGAACGACTCGGGGGACTCAGTTGACTCGGATTCAATCAACTGAAGGGCCATTTCGTAGACCATCTTGGCCCGCACATTGGCGCTCCCCTCAAAGGCGCCCTGCTTCTGATTCTTGGGGCCGCTGTTATCGGTGATGCTGGAGTTTCCTTCGGGATTCTCGTGTTCATCCTCCTTGGTGGAATTCCCATCCTTCGACTTGGCCAAGAGCATCGAAAGCTTGCGTAGGCCACAGTTCTTGATACCATGTTTGCCAAGGAAGGTCTTGGCCATAGGGCAAGTGTTGGCAAAAGCCTTCACCGACCGATTGAATCTATCAATCAGGGAGTACTTCTTGAGCGCCTCCAAAATCATGTAGGGTATGAATTTGCGATCATCGTGGTAGAGCATAACGATGCCTTCTTTGTTGGGCTGCTTGGCGAGCAGCGTCTCAAGCCAGTTGAGAAAGTCCATGAGGGCAGCGACCTCCGACTTGGACTTGATAATCTGTGAAAAATAAGTTCGAATTAGCGCATATCGGGAGTGTGGGTATGTACCTTGTAGGTCTGCATCGACTTTAGCATGCGATAGAAACCGATCGAAATCACACGAATTTGATGACGCTGACGAGCGGCTTGATTCAGATTCATATACGGCATGATGTACTGCTGGAAGTTGCCCTTTGACGTGTAGCCAGCCAACTGGACAATCTGGAAAAAGGGCAGACGCGAGGCGGAGAGACGCGGAGAAAAATTGGGTTATGTCCGAAGCAACGACCAACAATCAATGAATACCTCATCAATCAGACGACGTCCAGTGGTATCTATCTCAACGGCAACCAGGATGTAGTTGCCTGCCGGCAGCTCCTCCTTCACGACCTCGCACTGACCGGAGGCGGTAGCGGAAACACTATCTTCAGAAATGGCGGAAACCATTTTCGCGTTCTACGAACTTTTTTCCCTGTTCtcacaaattgtttttttccgACGAGCTctcacaaaaaagaaacaatcCCTACGACAAACTAAAACGTAATGAATTTTTGTCTAAGTTTTTCCGGTACTTCGAAAACGGCAGGAGTTTGACAGAAGTCAAGGCCTACTTTATGAGTTTCTTGGTCTTAAGTACAATGGGGCGAAAACCTTTCGGCCTTCACTTCGAGCAGGGCACTCGAGGATCTCTGGCCCAGTGCGAGCTCAAGGCGGCCGCcctagagagagagcgcggaCAGGAACAGAAGCAGGAACAGGCGGAGATGGGCTCAGCAGGCGGGGGGAAGGCTGCTGGCGAGGGCACACCTGTCGCTGGGCTCTCCTACGGCCAGTCCGCGGGCCTCAAGGACGACCTAGACGTGGAGGACAACGACATTGGGGAGAAGAAGCGACTGGCCTTCCTCGACCTGATGCTGGAGAGCGCCCAGAACGGAGCCCTCATCACGGACACGGAGATCAAGGAGCAGGTGGATACGATTATGTTCGAGGGCCATGACACCACCGCAGCCGGCTCGTCCTTCTTCCTCTCACTGATGGGCATACACCAGGAAATCCAGGACCGCGTGATTGCCGAGCTGGACGGCATCTTCGGGGACTCCCAGCGCCCGGCCACGTTCCAGGACACGCTAGAAATGAAATACCTGGAGCGCTGCCTGATGGAAACGCTGCGCATGTACCCCCCAGTGCCGCTGATCGCCCGCGAGTTGCAGGAGGATCTGAAGTTGAACTCTGGCGACTACGTTATACCGCGCGGAGCCACGGTGACGGTGGCCACTGTTCTGTTGCATCGCAATCCCAAGGTCTACACCAATCCCAATGTCTTCGATCCGGACAACTTTCTGTCCGAGCGTCAGGCCAACCGACATTACTATGCCTTTGTCCCCTTCTCCGCGGGACCACGCAGCTGTGTGGGTAAGTACTGCTGATATGCTGGGACGCTgctcaaaaatcaaaaatcgatcgataattatcgatagaCATCCCAGCCTTTGTATGGACTTTCCTGCCACAGCCCGAACTAATCTTCTCTCTTATTTCGATTTCCCCATTAAGGGCGCAAGTATGCCATGCTCAAGCTCAAAATTCTACTCTCGACTATATTGCGGAACTATCGCGTCTACTCGGACCTCAGTGAGTCGGACTTCAAGCTCCAGGCGGATATCATACTGAAGCGTGAGGAGGGCTTTCGTGTGCGTCTCCAGGCCAGATGAGCAGCACaaacaattttccaaaaaaaacccaaaaaaggGCAACTTttccatacatatatctctacTTTTTCGCAAGTGATAGTCACCGGTTAATAcagtaataataatacaatttgttCAACACTCGATTTATTGAAAAAGTTTAGAATaatgtttgcttgttttttttttatttttgtttggtcGCATTTGAAGAAACCACTATCATCTCcatttaaatgtatttgtttttgtgtattttaatACGTAATTATGCATAACGACTCTTTGTGCAATGATTTTGACAATAAATCCTCGGTGCAATTATAATATCGATTAGTCGATCGCTTATCGATTGCGTTGCACGtgataaatatatttatttttttttataattaatcaTTTATTCATACATAACTTTCAAACAATGAAGCACACCTTGAGATATTTTGACATGTTACAGgtggtatatgtatgtattcgtGTGTTTACAGAAGagtgtgttgttttttgtagGTGTACTTGAGCATTAAGGTGGAATTTGACACATTGGGCCAGGGTTGCTTGGGGATTAGTTAGTGTGTTTAGTGTGTCGGCCTGCCCAATGCCAATCTGAAATCGATGCGTTTGTTGGGATCATATTTTTCCAATCGCCCTTTGAGTGTACAGTTGTGTATCGTATGTTTTGGAAAACTATGCCTAAACGCATCGATTTGTCCACCCTCTTGGCAATTAAATCTTCATGTTAAGTGCTCCAGTGTGTTGATATTTCTCGCCAGCCAGCATCAGCACTTGCAACAGCACCAACATTGGTTTCTTGGTCTTGATGTGCATGTGTTTTGATtagatttaaaattttgaCATTGTTTCTAGTCTGTGCTTGGGTTTGCCCTATGTTCCATTCTTCATCCTTGTTTTCTATTCAATTGGGTGTCagtgtctgtttctgtgttggctgcaattttgaaatttttttaagGATCCATATAGCAGAATATTGAAAGAAAAGCAAGCATTGGCATATTATACTGAAAGATCCTGCATAATACAAGCATAGGCAATGAAACAAACCAACAATCTACGATATGCCCGAGAAGGTAATCCCGGCTTGGGATGGCAAAGCAGTACCAGCGAAAagttaagcaaaaaaaaaaaagaagaagtgAAACTTATTTACTTGCATTGTAGCTTGCATTGGAGCTTTAGATGTCAGCAAACTCTGACGGCGGCTTTATGGACATAGACTTCGGGGTCGAGGTCTTCATTTCCGCCTTTGGTGAGCCTTTCTCAGTGTTCTGGGGTCCCAGAATGTTGTTCCGAATGTTGTTGCGTTTGCGACGAGGACGTCCGCCCGGCTTGGTGGCGGAGTCCGGCACGGAGTTGTCGCCACCAGCACCGATGGCTCCATTTTTCGACGATGCTGCACCTTTGGCCCGATTGCGACGACGAGTGCCATTGCCAGAGCGCTTGCATCTCGGCTTGATGGTCGTTTTGCTGGGGTCGTAGTAGCTGTCCAGAAGGTCCAGCAGCTCGGCCGTTTCCTCGGTCTTCAGCGAATCAATCGCTGTCAAAACCAGCTCCAAGCCCGGCTTGCGCTTATCAGACCAAATGGCCTTTAAAGACTTCAGGGTAAAGCCATGTTCGGCCAGCGCAATGCGGTACTTTACGGCACGGACACGATAGTTGAGAGTGGTGCGGAAATAGTTCAAGAAGACTGGACGGAATGAGTTTTGGCGGCCCAGGCTATGGTTCTGGTCTTTCAGCTCGAGGATCGTCGAGCTGAGAAGTTGGGAGAATGGTCTCACGGCATTCAACAACTTAACCTCTGCCTCCGAGGACTCGGACGATTCGGGTGACTCGAACGACTCGGGGGACTCAGTTGACTCGGATTCAATCAACTGAAGGGCCATTTCGTAGACCATCTTGGCCCGCACATTGGCGCTCCCCTCAAAGGCGCCCTGCTTCTGATTCTTGTGGCCGCTGTTATCGGTGATGCTGGAGTTTCCTTCGGGATTCTCGTGTTCATCCTCCTTGGTGGAATTCCCATCCTTCGACTTGGCCAAGAGCATCGAAAGCTTGCGTAGGCCACAGTTCTTGATACCATGTTTGCCAAGGAAGGTCTTGGCCATAGGGCAAGTGTTGGCAAAAGCCTTCACCGACCGATTGAATCTATCAATCAGGGAGTACTTCTTGAGTGCCTCCAAAATCATGTAGGGTATGAATTTGCGATCATCGTGGTAGAGCATAACGATGCCTTCTTTGTTGGGCTGCTTGGCGAGCAGCGTCTCAAGCCAGTTGAGAAAGTCCATGAGGGCAGCGACCTCCGACTTGGACTTGATAATCTGCGAAAAATAAGTTCGAATTAGCGCATATCGGGAGTGTGGGTATGTACCTTGTAGGTCTGCATCGACTTTAGCATGCGATAGAATCCGATCGAAATCACACGAATTTGATGACGCTGACGAGCGGCTTGATTCAGATTCATATACGGCATGATATACTGCTGGAAGTTGCCCTTTGACGTGTAGCCAGCCAACTGGACAATCTGGAAAAAGGGCAGACGCGAGGCGGAGAGACGCGGAGAAAAATTGGGTTATGTCCGAAGCAACGACCAACAATCAATGAATACCTCATCAATCAGACGACGTCCAGTGGTATCTATCTCAACGGCAACCAGGATGTAGTTGCCTGCCGGCAGCTCCTCCTTCACGACCTCGCACTGACCGGAGGCGGTAGCGGAAGCACTATCTTCAGAAATGGCGGAAACCATTTTCGCGTTCTACGAACTTTTTTCCCTGTTCtcacaaattgtttttttccgACGAGCTctcacaaaaaagaaacaatcCGTACGACAAACTAAAACGTAATGAATTTTTGTCTAAGTTTTTCCGGTACTTCGAAAACGGCAGGAGTTTGACAGAAGTCAAGGCCTACTTTATGAGTTTCTTGGTCTTAAGTACAATGGGGCGAAAACCTTTCGGCCTTTAGAGTTGCGTGCACAGTGGGATAATTATGCAAAACGCTGGCAGTAGGGTTGCAATAAAAAGAAAGCCGGTGTCTCTCAGCTGAAGAACATAATGCAAAGATAAGGAGGCCCGCTTCCAGCATAAACAGTTAAAAAGCATCCAGCGCTGATGGTTTAATAGCAGACAGCTTTCATAGTTACAGAGAATCCAGCTTTCATGACAAGGAAGACAGCTTTAAGAGTTAGTAAGCTTTAAAAGCTCCATAGCAGACAGCTTTGATAGCTACATAGAATCCAGATTTGATACTAGTAGGTATATAGCATCCAGCGTTGATGGTTACTTAACAGACAGCTCTGGAAGCTACTTTGAAGACAGCTTAAAGAGTTTCGTAGTAGCCAGCTCAAATAGTATCAAAGCAGTAAGCTTTTAAACTTTCATAGTACCCTGTGATTACCGGGTATACAACATATATCTGCATGCTTTTGACTTACTTGTCTGTAAccgtatttaaaataaatcattatTACGATTATTGTTGTACGATTGCTCAGCGTATTTAAACCGAATAAAATTTTCCGTGCTAGGCAGGAATACCAATTAAGTAGCTTTTAGATGCTTGGACTGCTTTCGATACATGATGAagttgcaaataaattgcctGTTAGCCGCTCTCCTCGCCGTAGTAAGTGCCTCAACCTCACCTCCTGATATCGTCTCGATTCATTTTCGGTATATTGACAGTCGAGCGGAAATGCAAAAACTTTTACACCAACAGAGGAGTTCCAGAAGGCCCCCGACCTTGGTGGGATGCAGGAGTCAAACGAAACTGAAAGTACCCAAGGTCAGACAGTCCCAATGGCCACGGCCATGGGTGAGGTGGTCCACTCCAGCAACTCTAGTAACTCCAGCAACTCTAGCAACTCTAGTAACTTTAGCAACTCTAGCAACTCTAGTAACTCCAGCAACTCTAGCAATTCCAGCAACTCTAGCAACTCCAGCAACTCCAAGCTGGGATCAAGCAAAAGTGCACAAGGTCAGCaccagcgtcagcgtcagccaGCAACAACTGTTTTGAAGCACATCGTTCGTAAGAAGAGAGATATTTTTCTGCAAGATACCCCCTACGACTTTAATACAATACATCAGTCCTGCGATTTTGATGAGCGCGGGAGACACCGCATTGTCATGTTCTTCCCGAATCATTGCATTTGGACCTGGAACAACAAGTACGTTCACGAGGGTTTCTATTATCTCTTCAAGCTGTATCAGACGGAGGCCTTCTTCTTTGGACAGTACAACGAACGCTTGAAACAGTACGAAACCGTACCCCACGTCTGGACCAAGGACTAGAAGGATACGGAAGATGCATCAGTGAAATTATCTGTAACTAACTGGCCCGATGGGTCCGACGATAAGCCTAAACTATTAGGCTGAcatattttgattaaattgTCATGGGCGTTGTTTCGGATTTCATCTATCGATTATATCGAAGCTGACCTTTTGCCATCCATGGCATACTTAGTGGCAGTGGGCTGGGAGATAGATCCATCAACCTAATGGATTCCTGCCAGAGAACAATACTGAGGGGAATCCTGGAGGCACACACATCGGTGCCGGATAACAACATCCCATCATTCGCGACAAAAGACAGCAGAACATTCAAGAGTTTTTCAAAATTTGCTCTAGCCCGTAGTCTCTAAAAACTAGCAGTTAAAGATCTCTGACACAAGGACTTGTCTATAtagactcggctattgatgcttatctagaatatgtataatttatGGGGCCGGAAACGATTCTTTTGGGCTCTTACATATAAACGAATTTAATATACGCCACATTCGATGACGGACAATTCGGATCTCAGACATCTGCGCTCCGCAGCCTTCTTCCAGTTCAACTTTACCAGCCCCACCCAAACCCAGGAATAACATTCAGCAACATGTTGTACGCaccatttttaatattatttaataaaaaacagaacagTTAAAGTACGATACCATTTGCCCAAGAATAGTATCAAGATATATCTGTAAGAGGAAAACAGAATCAATAATCTATTAATGAAGCAAACATATTTGACTCTTACCTGCACGACTATCAGGGAAAAGTATTGCGATCCTCAGGCCCCCAAATCCTCAATGCGTGGGTTGTATCAAACATTTCCTGTAAGAATAACACAAGTTAATAATCTACACCTGGTATTACAGCTATCTAGGCACTCACAGAGACAGGTGTTGAAATTTATGTTATCCGTGTATGTTAAGTGTGTAACAGAAGTTCTCATTATGCGTTGAAAAAGATCGTCTGAAAACGCCTGTAAATTAATGACgggatatttttttgttatgaTTTTATTGATTCTTCCTACCTGACATGTGATGCCATCCACATTCCCACATCCTCAAATCGGAGGATGTGGGACGGTACCATCACTAGGCGGTCGTATTTTGTAGAACCCCCCTACACTTGTTCACTATTGCTTCGACATTAACTT
The sequence above is a segment of the Drosophila pseudoobscura strain MV-25-SWS-2005 chromosome X, UCI_Dpse_MV25, whole genome shotgun sequence genome. Coding sequences within it:
- the LOC6901249 gene encoding maternal protein exuperantia-2, which translates into the protein MVSAISEDSASATASGQCEVVKEELPAGNYILVAVEIDTTGRRLIDEIVQLAGYTSKGNFQQYIMPYMNLNQAARQRHQIRVISIGFYRMLKSMQTYKIIKSKSEVAALMDFLNWLETLLAKQPNKEGIVMLYHDDRKFIPYMILEALKKYSLIDRFNRSVKAFANTCPMAKTFLGKHGIKNCGLRKLSMLLAKSKDGNSTKEDEHENPEGNSSITDNSGHKNQKQGAFEGSANVRAKMVYEMALQLIESESTESPESFESPESSESSEAEVKLLNAVRPFSQLLSSTILELKDQNHSLGRQNSFRPVFLNYFRTTLNYRVRAVKYRIALAEHGFTLKSLKAIWSDKRKPGLELVLTAIDSLKTEETAELLDLLDSYYDPSKTTIKPRCKRSGNGTRRRNRAKGAASSKNGAIGAGGDNSVPDSATKPGGRPRRKRNNIRNNILGPQNTEKGSPKAEMKTSTPKSMSIKPPSEFADI
- the LOC117185001 gene encoding maternal protein exuperantia-2-like isoform X1 — its product is MVSAISEDSVSATASGQCEVVKEELPAGNYILVAVEIDTTGRRLIDEIVQLAGYTSKGNFQQYIMPYMNLNQAARQRHQIRVISIGFYRMLKSMQTYKIIKSKSEVAALMDFLNWLETLLAKQPNKEGIVMLYHDDRKFIPYMILEALKKYSLIDRFNRSVKAFANTCPMAKTFLGKHGIKNCGLRKLSMLLAKSKDGNSTKEDEHENPEGNSSITDNSGPKNQKQGAFEGSANVRAKMVYEMALQLIESESTESPESFESPESSETSEAEVKLLNAVRPFSQLLSSTVLELKDQNHSLGRQNSFRPVFLNYFRTTLNYRVRAVKYRIALAEHGFTLKSLKAIWSDKRKPGLELVLTAIDSLKTEETAELLDLLDSYYDPSKTTIKPRCKRSGNGTRRRNRAKGAASSKNGAIGAGGDNSVPDSATKPGGRPRRKRNNIRNNILGPQNTEKGSPKAEMKTSTPKSMSIKPPSAFADI
- the LOC117185001 gene encoding maternal protein exuperantia-2-like isoform X2 — translated: MVSAISEDSVSATASGQCEVVKEELPAGNYILVAVEIDTTGRRLIDEIIKSKSEVAALMDFLNWLETLLAKQPNKEGIVMLYHDDRKFIPYMILEALKKYSLIDRFNRSVKAFANTCPMAKTFLGKHGIKNCGLRKLSMLLAKSKDGNSTKEDEHENPEGNSSITDNSGPKNQKQGAFEGSANVRAKMVYEMALQLIESESTESPESFESPESSETSEAEVKLLNAVRPFSQLLSSTVLELKDQNHSLGRQNSFRPVFLNYFRTTLNYRVRAVKYRIALAEHGFTLKSLKAIWSDKRKPGLELVLTAIDSLKTEETAELLDLLDSYYDPSKTTIKPRCKRSGNGTRRRNRAKGAASSKNGAIGAGGDNSVPDSATKPGGRPRRKRNNIRNNILGPQNTEKGSPKAEMKTSTPKSMSIKPPSAFADI
- the LOC6901248 gene encoding uncharacterized protein; the protein is MMKLQINCLLAALLAVSSGNAKTFTPTEEFQKAPDLGGMQESNETESTQGQTVPMATAMGEVVHSSNSSNSSNSSNSSNFSNSSNSSNSSNSSNSSNSSNSSNSKLGSSKSAQGQHQRQRQPATTVLKHIVRKKRDIFLQDTPYDFNTIHQSCDFDERGRHRIVMFFPNHCIWTWNNKYVHEGFYYLFKLYQTEAFFFGQYNERLKQYETVPHVWTKD